One genomic segment of bacterium includes these proteins:
- a CDS encoding FliA/WhiG family RNA polymerase sigma factor, whose protein sequence is MENTSGFNFGIDKNKTKKLSDADIDKVWAQFVLDKTSKEIRDKLIIQYIYLIKYVVGRLRISLPNTISTEDIAGYGVEGLIDAIEKFCPTRGVRFETYALLRIRGAIIDRIRSLDWVPRGAQKRFKSINKAIASLQGKLGRQPSTDEIARELELPKEKVEASMAEMESNNMISIYERKDSSGEGVEIIDTIQDKNASDPLAMMENRDVKNELSRALGNLPERERMILALYYHENMTLKEIGATLTISESRVCQLHAQAIMKLRKLLSSRDTNLRSKV, encoded by the coding sequence ATGGAAAATACATCGGGTTTTAATTTCGGCATAGATAAAAACAAGACCAAGAAGCTCTCTGATGCTGATATAGACAAAGTATGGGCGCAGTTTGTTCTGGATAAAACAAGTAAAGAAATCAGGGATAAATTAATAATTCAGTATATTTATTTGATTAAATATGTGGTCGGACGCTTAAGAATAAGCTTGCCGAACACTATTTCAACAGAAGACATCGCAGGATATGGAGTGGAAGGACTTATTGACGCAATAGAAAAATTCTGTCCGACAAGAGGCGTTAGATTCGAAACTTATGCCCTTTTGCGAATCAGAGGAGCAATAATCGACAGAATTAGAAGTCTTGACTGGGTTCCACGCGGTGCGCAGAAAAGATTTAAGAGTATCAACAAAGCAATTGCTTCTTTGCAGGGCAAACTCGGAAGACAGCCAAGCACAGACGAAATCGCCAGAGAACTCGAACTTCCTAAAGAAAAAGTAGAAGCTTCTATGGCGGAAATGGAAAGCAATAATATGATTTCAATTTATGAAAGAAAAGATTCATCAGGCGAAGGCGTTGAGATTATAGACACAATTCAGGATAAAAACGCCAGTGACCCTTTAGCAATGATGGAAAACAGAGATGTAAAAAATGAACTCTCAAGAGCGCTGGGTAATCTTCCTGAAAGAGAAAGAATGATACTTGCTCTGTATTATCATGAAAATATGACACTGAAAGAAATAGGTGCAACTCTGACAATTTCAGAATCAAGAGTCTGCCAGCTCCATGCTCAAGCTATTATGAAGCTGAGAAAATTATTAAGTTCACGTGATACTAATTTAAGAAGTAAAGTTTAA